atacaacatacaacatCCAGCGTACTCGCTcactcactaaacagcaacttcaaagctcacaaaatgtaatGTGTTTAAAATGTATGACTTGGGCAAACATAATAGGGACTTAGTTACAGCatgtgatcatacattgcataagccattTTTTTTCTGCTTAATAGAAAGAGAGTCCACTATGTCGTCCATTTTTTGTTCAAGTGTGCTCGTCCAATCGCCTAAGTCATTAATAGTTTGGATCAATGCCGAGGTGAGACTTGATACGCCAGATTGTACATCTTTGCGAAGGTCATGCAGTAGATTTTTCATTTTACATGTAAAGGCTGCGTAATTTTGAATGTAAAGTTTAATAAGGCTGCTTCTGTTAGTGCTTACTCTGcgtcattttaaatgtaaagttttATAAGGCTGCCTATGTTAGTGGTTTCTCTGCGGCCTGTTCTTTTTGCCGGGCCAGTGTTGATGCTGGTGAATCTGCCACTAATGATGGCGATCTGATCTGGGAGTAAATACTGGTTTAATTTAGCCTGGGTCTTTTTTGGCTTTGTTCCCGTCGTGTTGGGTGTTTGGTGTGCTCGAGATAGCTGGGTTTAAGCCATTTTTCTGCTTTGGTTAGTGAGCACTCCAAGCTCACACGTCCATTTCAAACTCTAGCCAAAGTATGCACCCAACAGCTTTATTTTCTAAGCATTTGATTTCTGATAAAaacttaatattatatataatgtaatatttgcattcaatttcttaaaaaaaaacaaaaacagtatttCATAACCCTTTAAAGCGAATATCTTATAGTTCTAagacaatgaaaaaaaaagcattcaaACATTGTTTTCACTCTGGGAAACACTAAATAGAACATGCCCTCAAAAAAGATGGCCGTCCTCCCTTCTAAATTAACCGAGTAAAGGGAAGCACTAGGTGGCGCTGTGTagcgtgcattttttttttttttttttttttgttagtttcttTCCAGCAGCTCGGGCTCGGTTTACGGCGTTTCCTGTGTGAAAGGCACGTTGCTTTCCGGCCTCCCTTCTGATGCCCTTGTAGCCATGCATGAGATGAGCAAGGAAAGTAAGCAGCGTTTGCAGCAGCTGTTCAAATGCGGCCAGTTCACCATCCGCTGGGGATTTATCCCCATGGTCCTTTACTTAGGTTAGTGCTGTTTACACAACCTGTATTCTGGTTAAATTTTAAAATGATGAAACTCACAGCATTGTATAACTCTGAAAGACACTGCTGGACCATAAGGATCATGGTGTTAGccttgtggcctgctggagatcACCTGTGTACATGCAGGGGTGTTATTTTTTGATTTAGAGTATTACATTGAGGTAGCCAGGTCCACCCTGTTTCTAAGGAGACCTGTAATGTATTCATGTTGTTGCCGCCCCTTCAATATGTATAATAATatcatataatatgtatataataatgagTTGCTGGACTAAAATTGGGTTTATTTACTGCTGGCAGCATATTAAATATCTATACTGCAGGTAACACTTTATTTGTTGTCCCACACCATGAAGATCAGGCAAGCCAAGGTGCAGTAAATGTGTCTCCTCGCCCATCATATTGTATAAGTGACAAGCTGGTCTAACGTGTAGAATTCGGTTGGTTGGTTGGTCAGCAATAAATTGCTGTTGGCCCATTTGTGTCATTAAATCTACACACTGAACAGGGTTTATGTGATTCAGAAAACCGCAATGATTCTATTCATTGCTACACTGTGGATGGTATTTGCTTACTGAATAGCGTCATTCATGGATGGCTTTCGTGAGTGGCTCTGTTGATAGAGCAAAGTCTCCTCACCAAGCTTTGCACTTAAAGGAACATCGGGATGAGAAAGTAAAATCACATTGCTTTGGCTTATATGTGTTAGTGTTTGAAGGGCTGTTGAATCTGTATGGGAGGTGTACCCTGCTTAGGGAAGTGTTTCCAAACAGAGCCAGCAGACATTAGTCTTACACCCACAAACGCTGTGAAGAGGCTGACACCAAGGGATCTTGGTAatgaggttaaaggaacactgtaggcacccagaccacttcagcccattgaagtggtctgggtgccaactatcatcacccttaaccctgcaagtgtaattattgtagtttctataaactgcaataattaccttgcagggttaagtcttcctctagtggttgtctaccacagtgttccccaacccctgggccgcggaccggtaccggtccgtggatcaaacggtaccgggccgcccgggggtgtgcgagcctgccggctaatgcagggctggcattgcccaagtgccagccctgcaatgtgcctgcggaccggaggggagatcagagatctccctctccggtccgcaggcactgtgctgacagccggcagcggagggagtgagagaggacccgggagctcttacctgcagctcctctaggtcctcctctcgcgagatttggagcgttgccgcggtaaccacggcaacgctccaaatctcgcgagagtgaactctagccctgtaactgggctagagttcatctcaccaccaccggaccaccagggaatccccaccggaccaccagggactaagaaatgtcccctctcctcacagtaaaggtaagaggagggaggggggacatgaatatattaagtttaattaaataaatataaaaaaagcctccttaccccccatacacacactgccccacaaacactgccccatacacacactacacacactgccccatacacacactgccccatacacacactgccccatacacacactgccccatacacacactgccccatacacacactgccccacaaacactgccccatacacacactacacacactgccccgcaaacactgcccccatagacacactgccccacaagcactgccccatacacacattgccccacaagcactgccccatacacacattgccccatacacacactgccccacaaacactgcccccatacacacactgccccacaaacactgccccccatacacacactgccccacaaacactgccccccatacacacaccgccccaaacatacacacactgcaactctcacacacactgccaccctcacatacacactgcaccgctcacacacacacacacacaattttgagtctgtctttatgtgactgtgtttgtgattttctgactatgtatgtgtctgcgtgtttttttaatatatgtgatatgttttttttttttgtcttattaaatcaaaacaagcgggccacggaaaaaattatcaaacgtttaccggtccgcggcgataaaaaggttggggagcactggtctaccagacagccactagagggacttccggcttatTAGACGGCTTTTGGTCACCTAAACGatgctagacgtcctcacgctgtgcatgaggacctccagcgttgctggaatccccataggaaagcattgagtaatgctttcctatagggaggtctaatgtgccgcgcatgcgcattaggtcttccccgcaaggggaggagcgtgggcggagcctgaacccGTGCCGTGGGACATCGACgccggattcaggtaagtgtctgaaaggATTTTAACCTCCTCAGCAATGTGGGGCGGGGGGGGCGACTCCagtattctccagtgccaggaaaacgggtttgttttcctggcactggaaaatGCCTTTAATCTTCTAAAGCATAAATACTTTAGATTAAAGAATTGGTTACAGTGCCTGGTGTAAATTGGCGCTGCCATGCCTTCAACTGTTAAACTGTTTTCTAATGGTTCTGCACCGAAGACGTGTCCCCAGGCTCAACTctgcctcttctcctcctccttctttgggTAATGTGGCAACATTGGCTCACGCAGTGAATGGGTGGGAATTATAGGTTGACCATCAGCTTATCACTGGCCACCAATTACCAGTAAACAAACTTAAATTTTCACCCCTTACTCATGATGAGCAGCTAGCTGATGCTCTCTGCATACTGCTGGCTGAAAAAAACTAATGCAGGGGTGTCAACCTCATTTGTTTTGGAGGGCCAAATTGTCCACTGACATAGGTATGGAGGTCTAAACGTGTAACATTTAAATGCAAATGCGTGCAAACAAGGGGGGAGCGACACCAATGCTTTGACAGAGGCCAGTCTGGTGTGCTATTAAAGAGCTGTGGGGCATCTGATCTAAGATCCTTCAGGAGTCCCACAACCACTCAGTGGGCCTTAACTGGAGGCCAAATTCATGAGCTCCGGGGGCCGTATGGTTGACAGCCATAGGCTAATGCTTCCATAGTGGTCAAATTGTAGAGGAGGCGGGATAATGGATGCCTCCAGAACTTCGCTGTTCACCTGTCTGAGAGCTGTTGAACTCTGTAAGGTATGGTGCCAAACAGGGACTCAAAGCCCCTTAACATCTTCATTGAgaggaagttgttatggtgccgggAGTGTTTAACTCTTttcaatacattatatatttattcactaaagtgggactTGTTAGAaactcaaattgaatttcaaatcgCAGCACTGGGAAGCATTgctaacttggagaattttttcgAGTTTGGCTATTTTGCTTAATAttagctttaaaaccataagTCACTCCttacaatatttgttttataacttgaATTTATTAAAccattaaggacggcgggcgttcaaTGCCGTTCTTTTTTGGGCGCTCCTAAACGCCGGAGGGCGGCTTAAAACATGCCTGCCGTCCTAGGGACTTACCGGGTCCCCGCCAAACCCACATCAGCGGTCGCAATCCGGGGGGCTGACTGGGAGCACAGGCAGCCCCCTTCTGCACGATCCggtcctccagggccatgtgatcacggggtccttgcgatcacatggccggaatagccggctcatgcagtgccagcagggggactgcctgaactctcaggctgtccccctgctgcctgtaaaaaaaaaaaaaaaaagttagtaaaagtttaattaagtgaatacaaatacaaaaaaagtcctccactcactcccatcactcctgggtgaccgcaacgaccacagtacacatcagctcgaatacatacattaaataaagtttttaataaagtaaattaaagtacttagatcatttgtgtgtgtgtgtgtatatatatatatatatatatatatatatatatatatatatatatataaatatatgtatatgatatgtatgatctaagtacttttttatgcgcacacacactattATTCAAAGTGTATGTTATtcaaagttacatatatatatatatatatatatatatatatatatatatatatattataattataaatatatatagtaataataaaatttaatttaaaaaaaaaaattgtatacctGTATACTTTcgctctaactgtattttgatattaatatacatatatatttaaatcaaaatacattttagcatggtgtatgtgtgtgtgtatatgtatgtatgtatgtatgtgtgtgtgtgtgtgtgtgtatatatatatatatatatatatatatatatatatatatatatatatatatataattagtaatTCATGAAATGACTTATTTGAGGGatttgcctgacaacccaggcagaaagttcaGAGAATATGGTTTGCAAGCCCTTTATTTAACcccgtaactttccaagacatcataaaacctgtacataggggggtactgttttactcggatgactttgctgaacacaaataatagtgtttcaaaaccgtaaaacatatcacgGCAATAATATTGTCTGTGAAAGTgcagtttattgcatttttcacacaaacggcactttcatggCCGATATTTTTGTGATAAGTTGTAATGTttgaaaacactaatatttgtgttcagcgaagtctctcgagtataacagtacccaccatgtacaggtttcatggtgctTACAAAAAGTTACACAGTGTAAAATAAGAGGGAAAGACTATGTGTGGGTCAGAGAGGGAAGTAATATTTTGCTTGGATATGC
The nucleotide sequence above comes from Pelobates fuscus isolate aPelFus1 chromosome 4, aPelFus1.pri, whole genome shotgun sequence. Encoded proteins:
- the TOMM7 gene encoding mitochondrial import receptor subunit TOM7 homolog; its protein translation is MHEMSKESKQRLQQLFKCGQFTIRWGFIPMVLYLGFKRGADPGMPQPNLLSLLWG